One window of Cryptococcus neoformans var. grubii H99 chromosome 11, complete sequence genomic DNA carries:
- a CDS encoding peroxisome targeting signal receptor, with the protein MQSFLNGAECGPSNPLKQVAQREGVDHSLFKDRLAPQSSTQLNAFRSSPSFSLQGQAPVARHANPIPHPFNLSHLSAALAESSRSGSASPVPAASQMPLGPNFETRWNDAMVNGLKSSPSMSQAPSRAPVQWAPPSSQESNWVNGYGEWQSSQEKEKQRAIGSGPQMAHNSSYYSGMPGASMGLSQGMGMGYQPSFSQMYGQNFQQPPASSLPLEAQLDPRQMEALFARAEEDWKATDAAISQTAEKMDAKGKGKEREMPATEETVEETITDNVEETKEAKGDFEKVWESLKPEAERLNKLAEWERDFSQFTNDEDDLFDVLNESFNRPDVGQASLDQQTDFLQDERLAMGEGVVARDDGIPQIGNYDFSSPSRHLLSLSASYLWTEANHLLASGGSLSEAAIMIEQFITRSTPQERTQINVSLTEAWATLGRVHAMDEKEEKALEAFQAGSKALEQEGITGKEGIAGEMLTNLAISYVNESLDLAALSTLHRFLSLTHPAYAGPAPTTSSPLLTSPTGSPWVLHQQMTDSFLALAREQYQNGEKVDPDVQVGLGTLFYMMGEYDQARDCWVAALKERPEDYLLWNRLGATLANGGSSEEAVDAYRRALELKPGFTRAISNLGVACLNIGVHREAAEHFLAALSLHPSQSEGNSQQISNDSAALWGTLRKSFIAMELPDLAAKARPGTNLEVFRAAGFEF; encoded by the exons ATGCAGTCCTTCCTTAATGGCGCTGAATGCGGCCCCTCTAACCCTCTCAAACAGGTCGCCCAGAGGGAAGGAGTGGATCACTCTCTTTTCAAG GATCGACTTGCACCCCAATCATCTACGCAATTGAATGCGTTTCGGTCTTCTCCATCATTTAGCCTACAAGGTCAAGCACCAGTCGCTCGACATGCCAATCCCATCCCACACCCCTTCAATCTCTCTCATTTGTCAGCTGCTTTAGCAGAGTCCAGTCGGAGCGGCAGTGCTTCTCCAGTGCCTGCAGCTTCGCAAATGCCATTGGGGCCTAATTTTGAGACTAGATGGAATGATGCGATGGTCAATGGGCTTAAATCTTCGCCTTCTATGTCTCAGGCTCCGTCTCGGGCTCCAGTTCAATGGGCCCCTCCGTCATCCCAAGAGAGTAACTGGGTCAACGGATATGGAGAATGGCAGTCTTcacaggagaaggagaaacaGAGGGCGATCGGGTCTGGCCCTCAAATGGCCCATAACTCTTCGTACTACAGCGGTATGCCGGGCGCTTCCATGGGCTTGAGCCAAGGCATGGGCATGGGTTATCAGCCGTCTTTCTCTCAGATGTACGGCCAGAATTTTCAGCAACcacctgcttcttctctcccccTTGAAGCGCAATTAGACCCAAGGCAGATGGAGGCCCTTTTCGCTAgagctgaagaagattggaaaGCTACCGATGCAGCTATATCACAGACAGcagaaaagatggatgcgaaagggaaggggaaggaaagggagatgCCAGCAACTGAAGAAACGGTGGAAGAAACTATTACAGATAATGTAGAGGAAACCAAGGAGGCTAAGGGCGATTTCGAAAAGGTCTGGGAAAGTTTGAAACCAGAGGCAGAGCGATTAAATAAACTGGCagaatgggaaagggacTTTTCGCAG TTCACgaatgatgaggatgaccTTTTCGACGTTTTGAATGAGAGCTTTAACCGACCCGATGTCGGTCAAGCGAGCCTTGATCAACAAACCGACTTCCTTCAAGATGAACGGTTAGCGATGGGAGAAGGCGTAGTTGCAAGAGACGATGGGATACCTCAGATAGGAAACTATGATTTCA GTTCCCCTTCGCGACACCTGTTGTCACTTTCTGCTTCGTACCTTTGGACTGAAGCCAATCACCTTTTGGCATCTGGGGGCTCTCTGTCGGAAGCTGCTATTATGATTGAGCAATTTATTACGCGTTCAACGCCGCAAGAAAGGACCCAAATCAACGTATCGCTGACCGAAGCTTGGGCAACATTGGGTAGGGTCCATGCaatggatgaaaaggaagaaaaggctcTTGAAGCGTTCCAAGCGGGTAGCAAGGCCTTGGAGCAGGAAGGAATTACAGGAAAGGAGGGCATTGCTGGTGAGATGCTCACA AATCTCGCGATATCATATGTCAATGAATCCCTTGATCTGGCCGCCTTGTCAACTCTGCATAGGTTCCTGAGTCTCACACATCCAGCTTATGCCGGCCCTGCCCCTACGACGTCTTCACCGCTTCTCACCTCCCCCACTGGATCACCTTGGGttcttcatcagcaaatgACAGATTCTTTCCTAGCGCTAGCAAGGGAGCAGTATCAAAATGGCGAAAAAGTGGACCCAGATGTTCAAGTCGGACTGGGAACATTGTTTTACATGATGGGGGAATATGACCAAGCCAGAGACTGTTGGGTAGCGGCCTTAAAGGAACGTCCTGAA GATTACCTCCTTTGGAATCGCCTTGGTGCGACACTGGCCAATGGTGGATCGTCTGAGGAAGCGGTCGATGCTTATCGTCGTGCGCTCGAATTGAAGCCTGGATTCACAAGGGCGATTTCTAATCTCGGAGTTGCCTGTCTTAATATCGGAGTACATCGCGAAGCTGCTGAACACT TCCTCGCCGCTTTGTCTCTCCATCCGTCTCAGAGCGAGGGAAACAGCCAACAGATCTCTAATGACTCTGCTGCCCTTTGGGGTACTTTGCGCAAGTCCTTTATTGCCATGGAGCTACCTGATCTGGCGGCTAAAGCTAGGCCTGGTACCAATCTGGAGGTATTCAGAGCAGCTGGTTTTGAATTTTGA